Proteins from a genomic interval of Bacillota bacterium:
- a CDS encoding LD-carboxypeptidase, translated as MGDVGDVGGVGERVIRAAALPRAGEGGARIAMVAPASYGPETSRDLAAVEELRRLGHRVELAPHWRSRHGYLAGTDEERAADLNELFRRDDVDLILCLRGGWGSARLLDRLDYAALAAHPKLISGFSDITSLHLAVWRETGLVTLYGPTLRRLGVPEETFTTRWFWRLARGEAGEGAVLPRPEEEGWTPQGGALRTLVPGRAEGRLVGGCLSLVVASLGTPWEIETEGRILFLEDVDEEPYRVDRMLTQLRLAGKLEAAAGLVIGELVGGTPPAAFPYGSLSFDDVLEEIVVPLGVPAVYGLPVGHGRHLAALPHGARAELDADRCELRLLEPAVEVAGGTGAR; from the coding sequence GTGGGCGATGTGGGCGACGTGGGTGGCGTGGGCGAGCGGGTGATCCGGGCGGCGGCGCTTCCTCGCGCGGGGGAGGGCGGCGCGCGCATCGCCATGGTGGCGCCGGCCAGCTACGGGCCGGAGACCTCGCGCGACCTGGCGGCGGTGGAGGAGCTCCGGCGGCTGGGGCACCGGGTGGAGCTGGCGCCGCACTGGCGGAGCCGCCACGGCTACCTGGCCGGCACGGACGAGGAGCGGGCGGCCGACCTGAACGAGCTCTTCCGGCGCGACGACGTCGACCTCATCCTCTGCCTGCGCGGCGGGTGGGGGAGCGCGCGGCTGCTCGACCGCCTCGACTACGCGGCACTGGCGGCGCATCCGAAGCTGATCAGCGGCTTCAGCGACATCACCTCGCTCCACCTGGCCGTCTGGCGGGAGACGGGGCTGGTGACGCTCTACGGGCCGACGCTGAGGCGGCTGGGCGTGCCGGAGGAGACGTTCACCACGCGCTGGTTCTGGCGGCTGGCGCGGGGGGAGGCGGGGGAGGGGGCGGTGCTTCCTCGGCCGGAGGAGGAGGGGTGGACGCCGCAGGGCGGCGCGCTGCGCACGCTGGTGCCGGGGCGGGCGGAGGGGCGGCTCGTGGGCGGCTGCCTCTCGCTGGTGGTGGCCAGCCTGGGGACGCCGTGGGAGATCGAGACCGAGGGGAGGATCCTCTTCCTGGAGGACGTGGACGAGGAGCCGTACCGCGTGGACCGCATGCTGACGCAGCTGCGGCTGGCCGGGAAGCTGGAGGCGGCGGCCGGGCTGGTGATCGGCGAGCTGGTGGGCGGGACGCCGCCGGCCGCCTTCCCCTACGGCTCGCTCAGCTTCGACGACGTGCTCGAGGAGATCGTCGTGCCGCTGGGCGTGCCGGCGGTCTACGGGCTGCCCGTCGGCCACGGGCGGCACCTGGCGGCGCTTCCTCACGGTGCGCGGGCGGAGCTGGACGCCGACCGCTGCGAGCTGCGCCTGCTGGAGCCGGCGGTGGAGGTGGCCGGCGGCACCGGGGCGCGGTGA
- a CDS encoding DNA mismatch repair protein MutS has translation MKVWLMHPDRDFRLEGELPSHAADLVQDLELERLFAAMAQGDRFLLEVARKAVLESLSEPEAVAYRQEVLRDALARPQAVRELYELAVAAGEDERRIFPGFLSRSPDSVLYRSVQLLELLVKRLRELRELADRHGDAFRSRGFRRLFATLREELDERFFAAAEEHLKELKFREGVLISAALGPGLRGRDYVLRRPLRERRGWLDRLLGKGRPAYSFEIAPRDESGARALAELRDRGLAGVARALAQSTDHILDFFAALRTELAFYLGALHLRDELAARGLPTCIPEALPPGRPALSARGLYDVALALRLEGGVVGNDVAADGKRLVVVTGANQGGKSTFLRSVGLAQLMLQCGLFVGAERFSADLASGIFTHFKREEDPSLRGGKLDEELRRMSAIVDAIRPGALLLCNESFASTNEREGSEIARQIVRAMLEAGVKVFFVTHLYDLAEGFHREGREEALFLRAERQADGRRTFRMVEGAPLPTSFGEDLYRRIFGPAGGRDGVPRRASAELTS, from the coding sequence ATGAAGGTCTGGCTGATGCACCCCGACCGGGACTTCCGCCTGGAGGGCGAGCTGCCCTCGCACGCCGCCGACCTGGTCCAGGACCTGGAGCTGGAGCGGCTCTTCGCCGCCATGGCGCAGGGCGACCGCTTCCTCCTGGAGGTGGCGCGGAAGGCGGTGCTGGAGAGCCTCTCCGAGCCGGAGGCCGTGGCCTACCGCCAGGAAGTCCTGCGCGACGCGCTCGCCCGCCCGCAGGCGGTGCGCGAGCTGTACGAGCTGGCGGTGGCGGCGGGCGAAGACGAGCGGCGGATCTTCCCCGGCTTCCTCAGCCGCTCGCCGGACTCGGTCCTCTACCGCTCCGTCCAGCTCCTGGAGCTCCTGGTGAAGCGCCTCCGGGAGCTGCGGGAGCTGGCCGACCGCCACGGTGACGCCTTCCGCTCCCGCGGCTTCCGCCGACTCTTCGCGACGCTGCGCGAGGAGCTGGACGAGCGCTTCTTCGCCGCCGCGGAGGAGCACCTGAAGGAGCTGAAGTTCCGGGAGGGCGTGCTGATCAGCGCCGCCCTGGGCCCGGGCCTGCGCGGCCGCGACTACGTGCTGCGCCGCCCGCTCCGGGAGCGGCGCGGCTGGCTCGACCGCCTGCTGGGCAAGGGCCGGCCCGCCTACAGCTTCGAGATCGCGCCGCGCGACGAGAGCGGCGCCCGGGCGCTGGCGGAGCTGCGCGACCGCGGGCTGGCCGGCGTGGCCCGGGCGCTGGCCCAGTCGACGGACCACATCCTGGACTTCTTCGCGGCGCTGCGCACGGAGCTGGCCTTCTACCTGGGCGCCCTCCACCTGCGGGACGAGCTGGCCGCCAGGGGGCTCCCCACCTGCATCCCGGAGGCGCTGCCGCCGGGCCGTCCGGCGCTCTCGGCGCGCGGGCTTTACGACGTGGCGCTGGCGCTCCGCCTCGAGGGCGGCGTGGTGGGCAACGACGTGGCCGCCGACGGCAAGCGGCTGGTGGTGGTCACCGGCGCCAACCAGGGCGGCAAGTCGACCTTCCTGCGCAGCGTCGGCCTCGCGCAGCTGATGCTGCAGTGCGGCCTCTTCGTCGGCGCCGAGCGCTTCTCCGCCGACCTCGCCAGCGGGATCTTCACCCACTTCAAGCGCGAGGAAGACCCCTCCCTCCGCGGCGGCAAGCTGGACGAGGAGCTGCGGCGCATGAGCGCCATCGTCGACGCCATCCGCCCGGGCGCGCTCCTCCTCTGCAACGAGTCCTTCGCCTCGACCAACGAGCGCGAGGGCTCCGAGATCGCGCGCCAGATCGTGCGCGCGATGCTCGAGGCGGGCGTCAAGGTCTTCTTCGTCACCCACCTGTACGACTTGGCGGAGGGCTTCCACCGGGAGGGGCGCGAGGAAGCGCTCTTCCTCCGCGCGGAACGCCAGGCGGACGGACGGCGCACCTTCCGCATGGTGGAGGGGGCGCCGCTTCCGACGAGCTTCGGCGAGGATCTCTACCGGCGCATCTTCGGCCCCGCCGGCGGTCGCGACGGGGTTCCCCGGAGGGCGTCTGCGGAATTGACGTCATGA